A genomic stretch from Mus pahari chromosome 6, PAHARI_EIJ_v1.1, whole genome shotgun sequence includes:
- the Zbtb8a gene encoding zinc finger and BTB domain-containing protein 8A, with amino-acid sequence MEISSHQSYLLQQLNEQRRQDVFCDCSILVEGKVFKAHRNVLFASSGYFKMLLSQNSRETSQPTTATFQTFSPDTFTVILDFVYSGKLSLTGQNVIEVMSAASFLQMTDVISVCKTFIKSSLDISEKERDRYFSLSDKDTGSNGAERPSFYNSSWQEEGGSPRSLVNPDPGKPWNKYSYHPASQRSPQRPLAKHEQRKELSRKAKHVRLPQPSEVVHFKSGQGEAQTSDSGNHVSQSEEQVPVDAEVDSASAGFQYNQGSDGISRSFADDPPRLRFKCPFCTHVVKRKADLKRHLRCHTGERPYPCQACGKRFSRLDHLSSHFRTIHQACKLICRKCKRHVTDVTGQVVQEGTRRYRLCNECLADVGMESLPADLEAEQHRTAPADGDKDCRWHLSEEENNRSYVEIVEDGSADLVIQQVDDSEEEEEKEIKPNIR; translated from the exons ATGGAGATCTCCTCTCACCAGTCTTACCTCCTGCAGCAACTGAATGAGCAGCGCAGGCAAGACGTGTTTTGTGACTGCAGTATTCTCGTGGAAGGCAAGGTCTTCAAAGCGCATCGGAATGTCTTGTTTGCGAGCAGCGGCTACTTTAAAATGCTGCTTTCTCAGAACTCAAGGGAGACGAGTCAGCCGACCACAGCCACGTTTCAGACCTTCTCCCCCGATACCTTCACAGTCATCCTGGACTTCGTCTACTCCGGCAAACTCTCTCTTACGGGACAGAATGTTATAGAGGTGATGTCTGCTGCCAGCTTCCTTCAGATGACTGACGTCATTAGTGTGTGTAAGACTTTCATTAAGTCTTCCTTGGACATtagcgagaaagagagagatcgcTACTTCAGCCTCTCAGATAAGGACACTGGCTCTAATGGAGCAGAGCGTCCCTCTTTTTATAATAGCAGCTGGCAGGAAGAAGGAGGGTCTCCCCGCTCTCTCGTGAACCCAGACCCAGGAAAGCCATGGAACAAGTACAGTTACCACCCAGCCTCCCAGAGAAGTCCTCAGCGACCGTTGGCCAAGCATGAGCAAAGGAAGGAGCTCAGTAGAAAGGCCAAGCATGTGAGATTGCCACAACCATCTGAAGTGGTTCACTTTAAGTCCGGCCAAGGAGAAGCTCAGACATCCGACTCCGGCAACCACGTTTCCCAGTCTGAAGAGCAGGTACCAGTGGATGCTGAAGTGGACTCTGCTTCTGCTGGTTTCCAGTACAACCAAGGGTCTGATGGCATATCCAGGAGCTTTGCAG ATGACCCGCCCAGGCTGCGATTCAAATGCCCattctgcacacatgtggtgaaACGGAAGGCAGACCTCAAGCGCCACCTGCGCTGCCACACAGGAGAGAGGCCCTACCCGTGCCAAGCTTGTGGGAAACGGTTCAGCAGGCTAGACCATCTCAGTAGCCATTTCCGAACT ATTCACCAGGCGTGCAAACTCATCTGCAGGAAATGCAAACGCCACGTGACTGACGTCACGGGGCAAGTGGTGCAGGAAGGAACCAGACGCTACAGACTGTGTAACGAGTGTCTCGCTGACGTGGGCATGGAAAGTCTCCCTGCCGACCTGGAGGCTGAGCAACACCGCACAGCCCCTGCCGATGGTGACAAGGACTGCCGGTGGCACCTGAGCGAAGAAGAGAATAATAGATCCTATGTGGAGATCGTAGAGGACGGGTCCGCCGATCTGGTCATACAGCAGGTTGACGACagcgaggaagaggaagaaaaagaaataaaacccaacaTTAGGTAG